GATGCTGTCTACCACGCGGGTGAAGGCTTCGGTATGCTGGTTCTTCTCTACGTAAGTCTCTTTCAGCGCGCCCGAGATAAAGCCGTATTTGGCATCGGTGATGGCCTGTTCGCTGTCTTCGTTCATCGCCCGGCGGATGCGTTCGGCTTCCTTGTCGCGTGTCTGGATGACCTCCGTGCCGTTGGGCAGGGTCGAGATGACGTGCTGCTCGATATCCTTGTCGTTCTCCAGCAGCTTGATGGCGAGGAAGCGGGTGGAGTATTTGTAACGGATGTTCTCGTTTTTGCAGATTTCTTTCTTGATGGCTTCGATGCTCCGTTCCAGCTCCGGCCCGTGGTTGATGTGGATGTGGCGGATGTAGCTCTTGGCATCGGCAGATTCGTGCACTTCTTCCGCGTTGCTCCCGAACTTATGGTCGGGCACGTAGCGGTCGTGCCATTCGCGGAACTCGCGCATGGCTTCGCCTCGTATCTCTTCTTTCTGCCCCATGAAGTCGGCGCCTTCGTATAACCCGATAATCACATGGAAGAGGGTGTCGATGCCTTTTCCCGTACGGCTTACCGTAGGCACCATGGGCACACCCAGCAATTGTCCCAAGGATTTGTAATTGAGCGTGTTGCCGCTATGTTCCAGCGCATCGTACATGTTGAGTGCCACCACCATGCGCACGTTCATGTCGATAAGCTGGGTCGTAAGGTATAAGTTGCGCTCCAGGTTGCCTGCATCTACCACGTTGATGATGACGTCGGGGGTCTGCTCGATGATGTGCTTGCGCACATATAGCTCTTCGGGGCTGTATGCCGAGAGCGAATAGGTGCCGGGCAGGTCTACCAGGCGGAAGTGATAGCCCTGGAAATCGAAGTGTCCGGCTTTGGCATCCACCGTTACGCCACTGTAGTTGCCCACGTGTTCGTGCGCGCCCGAAGCTACGTTGAAAAGTGAAGTCTTTCCGCAGTTCGGATTCCCTACCAGTGCCACGTTGATGGTGCGGCGTTTGCCTTGCGCGATTTCGCGCAGCTTTTCGTCCGATACCGGAATGTCTTCAGCTATGGGATTGAGCACTTCGGTTTCTTTTATCGAAGCGCGTGCCTCCTCTTCACTCACTACTTCTATCATTTCCGCTTCCTGGCGGCGCAGGGAAATTTCGTATCCCATTATCTTGTATTTGATGGGGTCTTTCAGCGGAGCGTTCAGGATGACTTCCACCGTTTTCCCCTTGATGAAGCCCATTTCGATGATGCGCCGCCGGAATCCTCCGTGTCCCATCACCTTGATGATGACTCCTTTTTCGCCTGTTTTAAGTTCTGATAATCTCATGTCTTGTTATTTTGCCGCAAAGATATAAGATAGATTCTTGCTGTGCAAGTTATTTAGATTGTTTTTAAATAGAATGCAATCAAGTTGCATGCAACTTCGTATAGAGATGCAATTATGGGCAATAAGAATGTAGAAATTCAAAACGGTTTCTTAGTAGAGACGTCACATTGTGGCGTCTCTACAGTATGTATGATTTCCGCAAATCCATATTTATCCTCGCATATAAGTGCGTTGGCAAACGTATGCGGTCGCGTACGCCGATGCATGCGTATGCGATGACGTACGCATGCGTTCGTGTTTGTTGCCTCGTGCGCCCCCGTTTCTGTCCGCATTCCGTTGCCTGTTTTTCTATTCCTGCTTTTACGTGCGCACGCGCGAAATTAAATAATGGTATGTGATATCAGGTATCCTGATTCCAAGGAAAAGAAAAATATCTATTGCAATAGCTTGTATTTCAGATACTTTATGACGTTGTTTGAAAAAACTTTCGAAAAAAAGTGTCCGATGTCTTGCAGTTTCTGAAAAAGTCTGTACCTTTGCACTCGCTTTCCGGAAGGGACGCCCCCTGAGAGGGGCTGTAACGGTAAGGGAAGCGACGTTCTATGAGATTATTTGGATAGGAACAACGTAGTACGATTCAAGGAAAGGAAAAGAGACGTCAATTCAAGAGACGAACGGGAGCCAGTCGACAGGATTCATTTAAAAGAAAAAAGATATTCTACAATGAAGAGTTTGATCCTGGCTCAGGATGAACGCTAGCTACAGGCTTAACACATGCAAGTCGCGGGGCAGCGGGGGTCTAGCTTGCTAGGCTTGCCGGCGACCGGCGCACGGGTGAGTAACGCGTATCCGACCTTCCGCACACTCCGGGCCAGCCTTCCGAAAGGAAGATTAATCCCGGATGGTATGGCGTGGCTGCATGGCAGCGCCATTAAAGGAGCGATCCGGTGTGCGATGGGGGTGCGTTCCATTAGCTTGTTGGCGGGGTAACGGCCCACCAAGGCGACGATGGATAGGGGTTCTGAGAGGAAGGCCCCCCACATTGGGACTGAGACACGGCCCAAACTCCTACGGGAGGCAGCAGTGAGGAATATTGGTCAATGGGCGAGAGCCTGAACCAGCCAAGTAGCGTGGAGGATGACTGCCCTACGGGTTGTAAACTCCTTTTATAAGGGAATAAAACCTCCCACGTGTGGGAGCTTGTATGTACCTTATGAATAAGCATCGGCTAACTCCGTGCCAGCAGCCGCGGTAATACGGAGGATGCGAGCGTTATCCGGATTTATTGGGTTTAAAGGGAGCGTAGACGGGATGTCAAGTCAGCTGTGAAAGTTTGCGGCTCAACCGTAAAATTGCAGTTGAAACTGGCTTTCTTGAGTGCGTTCGAGGCAGGCGGAATTCGTGGTGTAGCGGTGAAATGCATAGATATCACGAAGAACCCCGATTGCGAAGGCAGCCTGCTAGGCCGCAACTGACGTTGATGCTCGAAAGTGCGGGTATCAAACAGGATTAGATACCCTGGTAGTCCGCACGGTAAACGATGGGCACTCGCTGCCGGCGATATACTGCCGGCGGCTTAGCGAAAGCGTTAAGTGCCCCACCTGGGGAGTACGCCGGCAACGGTGAAACTCAAAGGAATTGACGGGGGCCCGCACAAGCGGAGGAACATGTGGTTTAATTCGATGATACGCGAGGAACCTTACCCGGGCTTGAACTGCGGATGCATTGCGCGGAAACGCGCAAGTGGGCAACCACATCCGTGGAGGTGCTGCATGGTTGTCGTCAGCTCGTGCCGTGAGGTGTCGGCTTAAGTGCCATAACGAGCGCAACCCCTTCCGCCAGTTGCCATCAGGTTATGCTGGGGACTCTGGCGGTACTGCCATCGTAAGATGCGAGGAAGGTGGGGATGACGTCAAATCAGCACGGCCCTTACGTCCGGGGCTACACACGTGTTACAATGGGGGGTACAGAGGGCCGCCATCCGGCGACGGAGCGCCAATCCCTAAAGCCCCTCCCAGTTCGGACTGGAGCCTGCAACCCGGCTCCACGAAGCTGGATTCGCTAGTAATCGCGCATCAGCCACGGCGCGGTGAATACGTTCCCGGGCCTTGTACACACCGCCCGTCAAGCCATGAAAGCCGGGGGTGCCTGAAGTGCGTAACCGAAAGGGGCGCCCTAGGGTAAAACCGGTGATTGGGGCTAAGTCGTAACAAGGTAGCCGTACCGGAAGGTGCGGCTGGAACACCTCCTTTCTGGAGCGGCTTCCGTTCCGGTGGCGTCCTGCCTTTTCGGCGTGCCGTTGTTCCCCTCCTTATATATGATATGAAACAGAGGTTCAACGCCAGTCCTATAGCTCAGTTGGTCAGAGCGCCACACTGATAATGTGGAGGTCGGCAGTTCAACTCTGCCTGGGACTACGGTCTTGGGGGATTAGCTCAGCTGGCTAGAGCACCTGCTTTGCAAGCAGGGGGTCAACGGTTCGAATCCGTTATTCTCCACTGTTAGAAAGAAGTTCTATGACATGATGTGACAAGCAATAAAGAGAAACGAGCGCTTGCAGGCTATTCTGCAAGCATCAGCCAGAGGTATATGCCCGCTCTCTTCCGGAAGGAAGAGCGAGCGGCGGCGTAAGTAGATAAGGGCGCACGGCGGATGCCTTGGCTCTCGGAGGCGATGAAGGACGTGACAAGCTGCGAAAAGCCGCGGGGAGGCGCACATGGCCCTTGATCCGCGGATCTCCGAATGGGACAACCCGTCATGCTGAAGGCATGACATCCCGCCTGAGGCGGGAGGCCAACGCGGGGAACTGAAACATCTTAGTACCCGCAGGAAAAGAAAACAACAGTGATTCCCCCAGTAGCGGCGAGCGAACGGGGAGGAGCCCAAACCGCGCGTGTTACGGCACGCGCGGGGTTGAAGGACCGCGACACCGCAAGAAGCAAGGCGAATGGAACGCGCTGGAAAGCGCGGCCGTAGAGCATGAAAGCTGCGTACATGAAGCCTTGCGAAGCGTAGCGGCATCCTGAGTAGCGCGGGGCACGTGGAACCCTGCGTGAATCTGCCGGGCCCATCCGGCAAGGCTAAATACTCCCGAGAGACCGATAGCGAACCAGTACCGTGAGGGAAAGGTGAAAAGCACTTCGGACAGAAGAGTGAAAGAGACCCTGAAACCGTGCGCCTACAAGCGGTCGGAGCACGCAAGTGTGACGGCGTGCCTTTTGCATAATGAACCTACGAGTTCCCCTGCTTGGCGAGGTTAAGCGCGATAAGGCGCGGAGCCGGAGCGAAAGCGAGTCTGAAAAGGGCGTCAAGTCATGCGGGGGAGACGCGAAACCAAGTGATCTACCCTTGTCCAGGATGAAGTCCGGGTAACGCCGGATGGAGGTCCGCACCGATAAGCGTTGAAAAGCTTCCGGATGAGGCGAGGGTAGGAGTGAAAGGCCAATCAAACTTGGAGATAGCTCGTACTCCCCGAAATGCATTTAGGTGCAGCCTCGCGGTAATTCGGCATGAGGTAGAGCGACTGATAGGATGCGGGGGCTTCACCGCCTGCCAAGTCCTGACAAACTCCGAATGCATGCCGCATGTTCCGCGGGAGTGAGGGCACGGGTGCTAAGGTCCGTGCCCGAGAGGAGAAGAATCCTGACCGCCGGCTAAGGCCCCGGAGTGGCGCCTGAGTTAATCTAACGAAGTCCGGCCCCCGAGACAGCTAGGATGTTGGCTTGGAAGCAGCCATTCATTTAAAGAGTGCGTAACAGCTCACTAGTCGAGGTGCCGGGCGTGGATAATAATCGGGTATAAGGCGCCCGCCGAAGCCGCGGGATACAGAGTATCGGTAGGGGAGCATTCCATCGGCGCCGAAGGCGCTCCGTAAGGTGCGCTGGAGCTTATGGAAAAGCAAATGTAGGTATAAGTAACGATAAAGGGGGTGAGAGGCCCCCTCGCCGAAAGACTAAGGTTTCCTGATCAACGCTAATCGGATCAGGGTAAGTCGGGGCCTAAGGCTCAGCCGCACGGCGAGGCCGATGGACAAACGGTCAACATTCCGTTACTGGCGTCCGGTGTGACGCGGTGACGCGGCTGTGACACTGCCGCCCCCTGACGGAATAGGGGGTTTAAGGGTGTAGGAGCCGATTCCCGCAGGCAAATCCACGGGAAGATCCGAACCTGAAAGTACGGCGCGCCCTCCGGGGCAAGCCGATAGCGCAGGTAACCATGCCGCCGAGAAAAACCGCTAAACTCCAGCCGGACGGCACCCGTACCGCAAACGGACACACGTAGTCGGGTTGAATATACTGAGGCGCTTGGGTTAATCACGGTTAAGGAACTAGGCAAACTGACCCTGTAACTTCGGGATAAAGGGTCCCTCCTCGCAAGAGAGGGCGCAGAGAATCGGTCCAGGCAACTGTTTACCAAAAACACAGGGCTGTGCTAATTCGAAAGAAGCCGTATACAGCCTGACACCTGCCCGGTGCCGGAAGGTTAAGAGGAGAGGTCATCGCGAGAGAAGCCTTGAATTGAAGCCCCGGTAAACGGCGGCCGTAACTATAACGGTCCTAAGGTAGCGAAATTCCTTGTCGGGTAAGTTCCGACCTGCACGAATGGTGTAATGATCCGGACGCTGTCTCAACCGTGATCCCAGTGAAATTGTAGTATCGGTGAAGATGCCGATTACCCGCGATGGGACGAAAAGACCCCGTGAACCTTTACTGCAGCTTAGCATTGGACGTGGGCACGCGTTGTGTAGGATAGGCCGGAGGCAATGAGCCGCGGGCGCCAGCCTGTGGGGAGCCGCCGTTGAAATACGGCCCTTCGTTTGTCTGTGTCCTAACTCCGGGTTGGAGGACATTGCTTGGCGGGCAGTTTGACTGGGGTGGTCGCCTCCAAAAGCGTAACGGAGGCTCCTAAAGGTGCCCTCAGGACGATCGGTAACCGTCCTCAGAGTGTAATGGCAGAAGGGCGCTTGACTGGGAGGCCGACAGGCCGAGCAGGTAGGAAACTAGAGCATAGTGATCCGGTGTTTCCGCATGGAAGGGACATCGCTCAAAGGATAAAAGGTACTCCGGGGATAACAGGCTGATCCCTCCCAAGAGCTCATATCGACGGAGTGGTTTGGCACCTCGATGTCGGCTCGTCACATCCTGGGGCTGGAGAAGGTCCCAAGGGTTGGGCTGTTCGCCCATTAAAGTGGCACGCGAGCTGGGTTCAGAACGTCGTGAGACAGTTCGGTCTCTATCTATCGTGGGCGCGGGAAATCTGCGCGGCTCGGGCACTAGTACGAGAGGACCGTGCTTGACAGACCTCCGGTTTGCCGGTTGTCCCGCCAGGGGCACCGCCGGGTATCCGCGTCTGTACCGGATAAGCGCTGAAAGCATCTAAGCGCGAAGCCGTCCGCAAGATTAGATTTCCTTGAGGGCCGTCACAGACTATGACGTCGATAGGACGCAGGTGTAAAGGTGGAGACACCAAAGCCGAGCGTTACTAATTGCCCGAAACTTTCCCGCCGCGTTTGCGGCCGTATGCTTCCGGCACCCGTTTCCGGATTGCTTGTCGCTTGTCATGGCACTTGACCTTATTCAGGTGGCTATAGCGCGAAGGTCCCACCTCTTCCCATTCCGAACAGAGCAGTTAAGCTTCGCATCGCCGATGGTACTGCGCAAGCGGGAGAGTAGGTAGCCGCCGTTTTTTCCCTCCCCCCGGCATCCGATGGGTTGCCGGGGGGATTTTTTGTATATATCTCTCTTATATGCTATTGCTTATTAATAGATTCTCGAACGATACGTAAAAATATATACTTTTGTATTAGGGATTATCAATAATTATTCGTAACTTTGCTGCCCGATTTATAAGGTGTCGTGATTTGGAAAGACTTGATAAATATAATGTTGGTTTAAGAAACATGGTTCAAGATACATGTCGTTACGAATATGTTCTTGATGATGATTTCTTTAAATGTATTGACGCTCCTGATATTCGGAAAGGTCATTTGCAAGTATGCGTTACCGTGAAGAAGGCGATGGGAGTGTTTGTGTTAGACTTTCGTATTGAAGGAGTTGTTGTAGTGCCATGTGACCGTTGTTTAGATGACATGGAGATAGCTGTAGATACGACAAACTCGTTGAAGGTGAAGTTGGGTATAGCCTATGCGGATGAAGATGAGTTTGTAGTCGTTCCTGAAGTTGAAGGTTATGTGAATATTGCATGGTTCGTGTATGAATTTGTCGTGTTGAGTTTACCCATGCAGCACATGCATGAATCAGGAAAATGCAATGAGAGGATGATGGCTGCTTTAAACCAGCATTTGTGTATAGAAAACGAATATGATGATGCAGCCCAAAGCGAAGAGGAAGAATTGAATGATATAGATCCGAGATGGAATGAATTGCGGAAAATAACAGATAATAATTAAATATAAAGTTTTAAGAAAATGGCACATCCTAAAAGAAGACAATCAAAGACGAGAACTGCTAAGAGAAGAACTCATGACAAAGCAGTTGCTCCTACATTGGCCATTTGCCCCAATTGTGGTGCATGGCATGTTTATCACACAGTATGTGGAGCTTGCGGTTATTATAGAGGAAAATTAGCAATCGAAAAAGAAGCGGCTCTTTAAGAGTAGGCTTTTGTTAAACATGTTTGTGTGATAGTAAAGAAGAATAAAGCCGGAGAGCTTTCGGCTCTTCGGCTCTTTTTTTAAGATTGCATGGACTAAAAATAGGAATGATGGAAAGAATAAATGCTGTAATTACAGGAGTCGGCGGATATGTTCCTGACTATGTATTGACAAATGAAGAATTGTCAAGAATGGTCGATACCAATGACGAGTGGATTATGACTCGCATTGGAGTAAAAGAAAGACGTATTTTAAATGAAGAAGGGTTAGGCACTTCTTATTTGGCGCGTAAAGCAGCTAAGCAATTGATGCAGAAAACGAATTCAGATCCTGATTCGATTGATTGCGTGATTGTGGCAACTACAACTCCTGACTATCATTTCCCTTCAACTGCTTCGATTTTATGTGATAAGTTGGGGCTGAAAAATGCGTATGCATTTGATTTGCAAGCAGCTTGCAGCGGATTCCTTTATGCTATGGAAACGGCGGCAAGTATGATTCAGTCAGGAAGACATAAAAAGGTTATTATAGTTGGTGCTGATAAAATGTCTTCGATGGTGAATTA
The Phocaeicola salanitronis DSM 18170 genome window above contains:
- the feoB gene encoding ferrous iron transport protein B, with product MRLSELKTGEKGVIIKVMGHGGFRRRIIEMGFIKGKTVEVILNAPLKDPIKYKIMGYEISLRRQEAEMIEVVSEEEARASIKETEVLNPIAEDIPVSDEKLREIAQGKRRTINVALVGNPNCGKTSLFNVASGAHEHVGNYSGVTVDAKAGHFDFQGYHFRLVDLPGTYSLSAYSPEELYVRKHIIEQTPDVIINVVDAGNLERNLYLTTQLIDMNVRMVVALNMYDALEHSGNTLNYKSLGQLLGVPMVPTVSRTGKGIDTLFHVIIGLYEGADFMGQKEEIRGEAMREFREWHDRYVPDHKFGSNAEEVHESADAKSYIRHIHINHGPELERSIEAIKKEICKNENIRYKYSTRFLAIKLLENDKDIEQHVISTLPNGTEVIQTRDKEAERIRRAMNEDSEQAITDAKYGFISGALKETYVEKNQHTEAFTRVVDSIVTHKIWGFPIFFLFLYVMFECTFTLGAYPQEWIEWLVGAIGSLAEHYMPAGPLKDLVIDGIIGGVGGVIVFLPNILLLYIFISFMEDTGYMARAAFIMDKIMHKMGLHGKSFIPLIMGFGCNVPAIMASRIIESRKARLVTMLINPLMSCSARLPIYLVLIGAFFPSRASLVLLSLYAIGILLAVLMARVFSKFIVKGEDAPFVMELPPYRMPTAKSVARHTWEKGAQYLKKMGGIIMIASVIIWFLGYYPNHDAYSTTAEQQENSYIGKIGKAIEPVIEPLGFDWKMGIGLLSGVGAKELVVSTLGVLYTNEEDIENVNLSERIPITPLVAYGYMLFVLIYFPCIATIAAIKNESGSWKWAAFAACYTTALAWLVSFAVYQIGRLFC
- a CDS encoding YceD family protein → MVQDTCRYEYVLDDDFFKCIDAPDIRKGHLQVCVTVKKAMGVFVLDFRIEGVVVVPCDRCLDDMEIAVDTTNSLKVKLGIAYADEDEFVVVPEVEGYVNIAWFVYEFVVLSLPMQHMHESGKCNERMMAALNQHLCIENEYDDAAQSEEEELNDIDPRWNELRKITDNN
- the rpmF gene encoding 50S ribosomal protein L32: MAHPKRRQSKTRTAKRRTHDKAVAPTLAICPNCGAWHVYHTVCGACGYYRGKLAIEKEAAL